tatTACTCTCACGCAGTATTGGACAGATTTAAGCCGGTACTACCGGCTAATTTTTCAGTACACATTTTTACGTAATTATctgcagaaaattacattttccaactcagaaaaatctattgagtccaaatattatatttaaattttctaattaacattctaaatttttgaacctattctagacaattaaattattttaattaaacagTTAATTAATTGCGATTCTTACAATtggattaataataaaaaaacaaacaacaaTTAGTGAACAATAGTAAAATAATTCCTTCATAGTGATATTATTTATAGAGATGGaagaaaaaattcatattaatatAGTAAATCTTGCTTGGATTACTTTAATGGTTGTTttcacatttttcttttctcttagtATGGGGAGGAAGTGGACTTCAAAAGTACGACTAATTGGGGTAGGAGATCCAGCTATATCAATTGTTTTCTAACTGGGTTATTAAATTTTTCTATTGAATATTCTTTATTTCATTTCCTTTTAATTAATACCATACCAATTCTTTTAATTCAAATATATCCACATTTCGTAAGTCTATTTTATTTGAGTGGTGTAATGTAATCAATGCATAATACAAACAAAATAATCTATCAATTatccaatagtaaaatttattaaaatttctaTTTGGATAAATTGGCTCTTACCaaagttatatataaaaaatgagtaACTGTAAACTCCCCCCCCCTTAAcacctctttttccttttttccccttttttcaaACGAATTCATCTTTCGAACCATATCTCATCCCGTATGTGATGAAATAGGATGAATTGAGACAGTATTTTGTAAATACGTAATTATCTTGAATATATCAACCATTTATTTACTTTTCGATTATccgaaaagaacaaaaaaaacatCTTGTTCTTTTTCAACAATTTCTGATATCTAGTAGACTTCTCAGTAGGATTCGAACCCAGATGCagttttaagaaaaaaaagaacaataGGCTCTTATAGAATTGCCAAAAAATTCTTCGATTTCTTCTGAAAGCAGATGATTATTCATCTGCTTCTCACATTCTATGAATAGTCGACACATTGAAGAATATCCAAAGAGACATTTAGAGAATCGCTTTGATTCTATTTATGTTCGTTCCGTTTGAAGAAAGGAAGAATCCAAACAAAGAATCaatctttcttttagttgtatcTCTTTGATTGGTCAATGTATGATATTCCAAACCCTCGTTTCTAATGAAATTTCTGGATTGATCAAAAGATCCTTTTAATTGGCTAAAATCCGTTTGAATGAAACTAGATCTCGTGAAATCATATTGACTATTTGATGATACATTCCATACCTTGCTAAAATATCAATCTTTGTTTACCAACCACACATTATCTAATCAAATCCAATTTTCTCTCGATATGCTCCTCAAAATCCGATTCGCGCGAATTCTTCCCCCAACTAGCGAAGAGATCTTGGCAGAGTTGCCACGTGAAATTGAGCACCATTTTGCAAAAAAAATAGCCCGCTTATTTCTCAAAAAGAAATGGAAAACATGCTCAATATCATTTGATTGAGCACCCGTGTAACGTCGCCCTATATTCCAATTCCACGACAGACAATCGATGTGTATCAATGATGTCAAAAGGGCGGTAATAGTATTTGGGGGAGCACAGGAATTGCATAAATACTCCCGGTAGAGTAAATTTTATTTGTCTGTTCTCCAGAGGTTACTGTAGAATTTATAAATATAACAACAAATTGTAACAACAACAAAGGGGAGGGGGGAAAACGATCGGTGTACAAATCAACGAGGGAAAAAAAAACTGTTTTCTagaaggaaacaaaaaaaaaaggctatGCATTACCCAAGTTACCTCAGTTACAGATGCCTCGAGTCTTCTGCTGCCTAACTTTGCAGGACACTGGACCAAGAAGATCGCGGCGTGCCTTTTGTTTTCATTAAAAGAGTTGGTTTGATATTTACTTCATAATCTTCCAACTGCAAGCTCAAGGAATCGCTGTCGCACAATGTTAGCGCTAATGATTGACCAACAGTTTTTGTATAGTCATCCTGAAGGCTGATGTAGTCAGTAAGTTCTCCTTCAAGATCATCACTCAGATCACGTTGCCCTGGAATAACTACGATTCCAGCTTCAGAAACATTAATCGGAACAGAAGCAAAGTAACGCCCTCTGCTGTTACTATTACTCTGATCTCCAgatctcttccttttctttcccttttgtTTTTCGGGATGATGAAGCTTGCATCTGGTTCCTTTCGTACAGGTGCCCGTTGCTTGAAAAGTAGGACAGATACAACTGTGCTTCTTCCTACACTGATCATACATGAGCAAGCGAGTATTAGTCTCCGGTCATTTATGCACACAAATTTTTCGAAGAACAGTCAGCAGAGCCTAGAGTACAGAAaagattataattaaataaacaagaTTACACTTAGCAGTATTACTCCATTAGGATTAGCAATCCAACACAAACAGTGCAACAGGCTGCAACTGACTAGTCAATATGAAATTCTACTCAATGAACCCAAGTTGACATTAGAACCCTATGGCCTATACCCTACATAAATACAATGAACCACCGGATCATATCCATATTCTGCTAGTTGAAATGGAAATTCATACGCAAAGAAATGGATATTCTAGCAAAATGAGGAACAAATTAAATATTCAATATTatccagaaaacaaaattaattatgttGGTTAATACCTCATTCCCATCAGCACAATAACCCTTGAGAAATCCTTCACAAACAGAAGCCTTAGGGTTCACATTGACATGTCTATATGGGCAATTTCGGTTTGTGCATAAGCCTGCCATGAAAGTCGTCAGAATTATAACTTCCTTTGGAAGGAAAAAGACGAATTATATCAAAGATTACTTTCTAATAACCTTGCAGAAAATAAGAACAATCTGGCATTCTCTCTGGTATAACCTGCACAAGTGATTAACTTCAGTTTAGAGACAGGAGTAAATGCAGTAGATAACATTCAATGTCTTGGACTTGCTGCTATAACAAAACCTTATGAGTCAATTTGCAGCTGGGAGTAGAACATAAACCATTCAGGAACTTAGTACAGACAGCAATTTTTGAGGGATCATGAACATAAGGGCATTTCCCACCCTCCTTGTTACATTTCCCAAATCTTGTAAAAAACTGACAATACTTCTGCTTTCGAGCCAACCGTTGCCTGGCAGTATGCAAGCTCCATCTAACTTTTTCATTTGCCAATTTTCGAGTTCGTTTTTTTGGGTCTCTGATAAGCTGATTACCATTTCCAATTCGGACATATCTGTGAAAATTGATTCAGCATAGCAAGATCAATAACACTGCAGGACTTGGCATTATACAAATATTTTCCCTTTGGCTGCTTTTAAGCTAAGACAACCAACACTGACGAAATTCAAAATACTATAGGTATAAAAGCCAGTGCATAATAAGAGGGAACATACTCATCATTTCCAATCACCAATCTCCTAGGAATGTAAGCTCTTTTCACAACCAAGCCCGAATCAGCAGTGGCAGACGACAGGGATTCATCATCTACAAAAAGAATTGTAAGTGAAACATTGTAAGACCAAGTAATAGGATCTATTAACTGCTAGAGAAAAACAGCAGACTTATCCACAGAATATAATGACAAAAGAATGGGAAGCTGAACAGAAATGGAAGAACATTCATAATGGTCAATCCCATATTGGAAACAAAAGAAAGCTTAATGATTCCACACCTCACATTGCATAAACAAGAAATCAACTACAAACAAACTAAATGGTGTGGAGTATTTTACATAAGATAAgcaataaaaaaattgagaacaTTTCAAGAATATACAGGCAGGGCATATGTACACAGCCATGACAACATATGGGGTGAGTAATTCCAAattttgaacccatgaccaacaAGTCACAAGGCATCAAGGCTTATATGTTTGGATTTTTCTTTCTGCACCTTTACCATCATAtagacattaaaataaaaaaagggtaGCCCAGTGCACAAGCATTCCACATTAACGGAGGGTCCAGAAAAGGGTCATACCCAAAGGGTATAATGTACACAGCCTAACCTGTTAATTACATCAGTGGCTGTTTACACGGATTGAACCCGTGACCTTAAGGTCACACAGAGATAACACAACCATTGCTCCAAGGCTCCACTTCTATAGTATAGACATTAAGTTAATCAAAATGAGTCATAATGCTAACAGGTAATTCACTGCAAATGTTCAACTAGGGAACACATCTTTGGGAGAGGAAATAGGTCAGAGTCTTTTAGACATGCCTCGCCTATAATGCTATTTCAAAGGCTATTCATTATTGAAGTTGAAAAGAAACTAGCAAGCATTGCTTAGCTGAtgcaattaaattttttgttctaaGGAGCATCCATCATCCTTTCATTCAGTTCTTAATCTATCCCACAATGTTTTTTCATTGTGCTTAGAAGAATCTTGAAAACTGTCATACCACAATTTGTCCTTCAGCAGTCTGAGGCACCGTATTTCCAAATTACGGTTTTCATCATTCATGGCTTCAACAAAAGCCAGACAGCTTAAATATGATTCTTGGTCCCTATAAATATAGGTCATTTTGATTTTAATCTCTCTTTCcacttctctctttctttttttgtgcTTTTAGTCTTCATCATTAATAGCTTCGATCATTATATTTCATTAAAAAATGATTTTAGTTTGTACAAATATAATAAGTGACCTATAAATATCCCTGCAAATGCTTCATTGAGCCTAGGGGCGTATCATGTTTTTGGTGGACTGAAAAGTATGAAAGGACACACAAGGTTCAAGTAAAATGGTTCTCACAGAAATCCTGACCACCTGAAATCCTCTGAAGTGTGCGCCTGGAAGGATCCATTTTGTAGCGAACTGAACCAATACGGAATATACGTTCTACAAAATCAACCCATTACTTTCAGCCAGTaaggaaaaacaaagataaaTAGAACACAGAGCATAAATAAGCTTTAATAGCACGTTAAACAAATAGTCTGCAGCTTTATGATATGACAAACTCTCATGGAAAGAATGTTTCCTACTATTTGCATGGGAACCAACGCAAGCTGCACCTTTTTGCTCTCTCTTTTTCCTCTCTACTGCAGCAACAGCAAGTGTGGCCTCCTAAAATGATGATGAGAAACTGTTAAGTTCACTGACTAAGAAAGATCTATTTGCATAAAGTAAAATATACCAAAAGCCAAACTAACCTCATTAGCTTGCTTTGAGTTCTTCTCAATGGATTTGGACCATTTTAAACTAGACCCACCAACACTTAATACCTTGGATTTCCAAAGAGAAAACCCACGGGTTGACCTAGTGTAAACAGTATCCATCTTTCTGAAATGAAGCATTTTCTTactaaaataaaacagaaatcaAAAGTTTGCAATTTTGGGCTGCTGGTTGCACACAACCCAAAGCAGGAGAAACAAAGCAAACATAAATGAAGGAGTATCAAATGCTGAGTACCTAACTGCTGATAAGAAGGTACTATTGGAACATGAAGCAGAATTATGAATGACGCTTCTTAAATATGTTGGTCTTTTCCATGGAAATAACTGAGGCAAAACCCTTTGAGAATGCCATGAATTATGGCCATTTTTAGGTGACTTTTTGCCACATAATGTCCAGACTAATGAGGCTCTTAAAGATTTGAATGATCTCCCAGCAACTGAAAAGGATAAAGTTAAGTCTCAGCTCTAACCATGAATAAAGGGAAATAAAGCTATTATATGGAATAGCACCAACAGCTCAAAATTCCTCAGCCAACAGTGAGTCACAGCAAGGGCTGGGAATGGAGAAATCACTCCACCATAAGCTCAAACGAATAGACTCAAGACATGCAGAGATATAACATAAACACAAGCAAAcaacgaaataaaataaaaagctcTAAAAGTTAGGCTCAGGACATATAGAAAATTGTGAAGCTGATATTGGAAGAAAATGCCATTTATGCATTCATATATAAACATATAAAAGAAGAGATGAACACAAACAGAATTCTTGTAAAACAAGGGACACATTTCTAGCAGGTACAAACTAATGGATAGATGCATATAGCAAGCAGTTCAGTGtacttttaaattattatattttaaacagcAAACAGTATTCAACTGAATACATGATATGCATCTACTGCAGCCCCAATCCAAAAGTTATATATTTCCCAACGATGGTATGAGATTCAAAAGAGCAAAAATTATATGGATATGAATTAGGCAAAATAATAAGTTCTCCACCTATACCTTTATGTAACTGCCTCTTACTAAGCTTTCTGTTGCAAAGCACCTTACAAGACCCCTGACCATCAGAATCTAGAGTGGCTTTCGGCACTGCAACAGTCTGGTTCATATTCCTAACTAACTGATTTTTGCACCTCTTGTAGTAGCCTTCAGAGAAGGCTGTTTGGGACTTCTCATCACGAGAATTTGAAGTCGCTACCAACTGATTTGTTTTGGGCTTTGTATATACAATTCTCTTGGTGCTGAAAGAAGAAATGTGTCCATCATTTGCTTCAACTTGGTTCTCCAGCTTACTCAGTGGACTACTTTGATTATCAGGAGTTTCGTACTGATTTGAATCATCTTTGGAAGAGTTTGGTGTATCATTGATATCTATCAGTTTTCTAGGATCTGATGCATTTTCATAGCAACCACTGGAAGGAGGTTCTACCAATGGGGAAGATATATTTTCCTCTGATAATGTGCCAATGGATAGTGAAGGTTTTCTCTGACTCTGCTGAGGGACCTCTGCTACTCCTGTTTTCAAGGTCAGTTGATCTGACACATCAATCCTGCTCCCAGATCTGGTACTCTTTGATAATTCATCTAAGCTCAAAGGTGACTTATTTACAGAAGAGATCTGAGTAAAAGAAACTGTAGTAGGCTGTCTTACAAGACTGTTACCTTTACGAATGTAAGAGGTATTCTGAAAGTTTCCTTTCCTATCTAGAATTTGCCTTTTGGGAAGAAATTTTCCTGGCGAAAGCTTGTTTCCAGGTAAAGAACCTTGAGAATTATTACCAGAACGTCGCCAAGTTCGAGGATTTGAGAGATGGGTTGAAGAGGCAGATGTCTTTGAATTTGACTTTGAAATGATGAACGAACGACCCTTTTGAGTTTTTGGCATGGCACCTCCAAGGGTATTTTTGCTCCCATTTTCTGAAAAATAAGAAACTGGACCATTATTTGAAACCTTGGAGTTGACTTGGGATGATTGTCGCATTAGATTCCTCTCAACTGGGTTACTATGCCCAGTTGCATTAGCTGACTTCATAATCTTATTAGTATGCTGTATTGGTGAAGTACAAGTAGGCAAATCAGAACCATGTTCAACTGCAGATATATCCCCACAATTGTTTTCATCTTGGATTGATGTACAATTTAAATTCCCTCTCTCAGGTGCTTCCGATATCCCTTGAGAACACACATCTGATGGTGCTTCAGGTGCATCCTCCTCCAAATCACCATCGGAAGGATGGGACACAATGCTCTGTTGATGAATTAAACTGTCCTTCATATCTCCCTTATTATATCCAGACGCCAAAATGTCAGTTTGCATTTGAGTGCCATTTTCTTTGCATTCACCATCCAACAATGGGAACTGAATGTCCAAGTCCTCACGAAGTGAATAAGATGCAAAATCTGAGTTCTTTAATTCAAAATGGTCAGAACTCATGGTTTCATTATTTGCATATCTAGCGTCACAAGAACCTCCAACAAAATTGTCAGACAATTTCCTACTATCCTCTGAACATGACAATGATTGTGCACTAAACAGAACATCCATGCTTGACAATGCAACTTCTTTTTCGGGTGCTTGTTTATCACTGAAAGAAACAGGAAAATCCGCACAAGATTTGGATACCACAACTGCATCACTCAACTCAGAGGTAGTCGTGACTTTGATCCCTTTAGATAATAGTGAAAGATAATTTGCATCATCAATCTCATTATCTCTAACACAAAGCTCAGCCTCTGAAAGCTCCTTTTTCCCATGTAAAGTAATGATCCCATTCAAGCACGATTCCAGGTTAGAACCTAAGCTTTGAACAGATTGATCCAAAACTTCTGAACAACATGCATCCTTCACCTTCACACTTGAGGCAGTATCCCAATCATTTGCATGGCTAACTGAATTTACAGGTTTTGGAGAAATTCCCTCCATCTTTGAGTGCAAAAACTTTGAATGAGTCCTAgcttttctctttttcatattGTTTATATCCCCTTCACCAAATCCAACAGAAAGATTAGAACTTGAAAATGGCTCTTCCTTGCCACAATTCTCAGAAGATATGGCAGCGTAACTGGGGGAAACATCCTTCACAGCATCATTAGTGATGTCAGAACACTGACCAGCGGTACCATCTTCTAAATTGACCAGTCCACTATAAGAACCCTGTGTCACAGCAATAGCATTTTGTATGCAATCTGTACCAGAGTGAATCTTAATTTTTCCTGAATTTGAAGGGGCAGACATTGCGCTGCTTGATGCAGGGTTGATCACGTCTGGATTTTCTTCCAAAATAGCATACTTGGTGATAATAGTAGGGACCATAAGTCCAAAACCAGATTCACCAGTAAGACCACATTCAGTAACTGTAAGCTTCTCTTTAGATCCTTTAAGATCACCAGAAATTAGGCCATAAACGCTACTAGCAGAGTTATATGTATTAGTGTGATCTGACTTACCAATATTGTCAGCTGAACTAAGAACGCTGTCATCTACTACATCTATAACAAACCCATTCTGTGGACATCTTACATTTGAATAATTCTCACATGATTGAGACTCTTGATTCTGACATAGCTGTTTAATATCACAACCCACATCATTGATTTTGGAAGTACTTCCATTTAATAATTCAGGAACCATGTTAGTATCTGGCATTCTACGCAAGTCATGGACAGAATTATTTGCATCTAAACACTCAGAATCAATCTTTTTAGCTTCACCAGTAGAAGCACAAGATTGAGAATTTGGAATGTTAAGGCCACTTTCAAACCTGGCGGCTCCTTTCTGAGTATCTGAATCTTCATCAGTTTCACATTCTCGTGACCTGGAATGTGGCCCCAAACTCAGCAGGGTTAGATCTCCATTTCTATCTTCAAGCAATTGATTCCGATCCTTTGATAAATTGTATGAACTATGGCCAGGCATTGACATCTTGTCTACAGTGATGTTTTTCTGCTCCAGACAAGGTTCAACTTTGTTGGGAACAGAGACAGATGAAGAACTAGGTATGACTCGATCAGGTTGCACACATCCATGAACCTTATTCACTGATCGTGAATTTGACATTGTAGATTTTGGATTTCCAACAACTTTCTTCACTACTCTCTTGACAACTTTTTTCTTCTTGACAACCCTTGGGGAGGACTTACCAGAGTGAATTTTGGTACTTCCACCTGCAACCTCATTTTTCACACTATCAGTCTCACGGGTGCAAGGTTGAGAACAAGGATTAACAACATTATTCTGTAAGCTTAAATCATTCACAGATCCAGAGCAGTCATTCACTTTGCATGATGAGCTATTCAAAGTTACAACATCCCTAGATACTTTTGCAGCTTCCAAACCAGAACAATCACTATCGGATACTGAaaccttttttctcttttctgaGGGAGTTAAATCAGCATCAGAGACAGAATTCATATTTGTATCAGTAACAACAGTCGAAGTCGAAGCGGTCACAATAGCCTTCGCAACCAGGGAATTTGATTCAAAAGAGATATCAAGTTCCACAGGACTtccttccctttcttcttgtTTCATCCCATGACCTACATGCCCACACTGCTCCTTGCCCCTGAAATCATTAGTGTTAGACTCAGCAGAATAACCAGCATTCCGTAATTGTTCAATCTCACGATTCCTATAACTTGGTTTTGCATTCTGGATCCTAAGAAGAGCACTCTTCTTTTGAACCTGTTTCTTTAGAGAAGGTCGCCATAATTCATGACCAAACTCCCTGTTGTTCCCTCTGCCACTATATCTACCCGATTCCCATCCATATTCCTCACGCGTCCCAACGCgaaaatcatcatcaacattcTTAGCAAAACCAATCTCGCCGGTCCCCAATTCGAACCGTGAATCAGGCAACTCCTTAGGTCCCCTCCTCTCATTCAACCACCTCTTGCCTTCGCCATGCCCATCTCTTCTTCCAACCCTGGGAATCTTATCCTCGAATTCCACACTATACCCGCGAACATACCCCCCGGGTTTCAAATCAATATTAATCTCCCTTGACATCGCCGGTGGCGCCCTGCCGAAGCCTCCGTTGGGCAAGTCGTGTCTGGGTGGCAAATCCCCAACGCCGCGGCGGTGGTAATTGTGGTAATTAGCATCATTACCGCTGCCGCAACCAAACTCCTCATCCTTCCTAGGGTTACCCTCATACTCATACtcaagtctccacctggagcgATCGGGATCGTATCGAATCTTTTCGGCCGGATATGCCGAGGGCGGCAGCGAGACCCCTTCACGGTGTTGGCGCAATTCACTGTCAAGATCAACGGGGGTATAATTCCTCGGAAGGAGACAGTCGGGAGCGATCCTACGGCCAGGGTTAGGGTCCCAGCGTGTTTCAGTGTCGAAACGAGGAAAATTGCGGCGGGGGAAAGGATCGCCCGGGAGGATTCGGCTGGCAATCCTGGGGGATTGGGAAAATGGCTGATTGTGGTTGTTGGAGATTGGGTGTTCTTCTTGGAAGGGACGATTAGGGTAGTTAGGGGAATTGAATTGGGGGAATTGGTTTTGATGGGATGGCGGGTGGTTGTTATTGGGGGCATAAGGAGGCGGAGGAGGAGGTGTGCGGATGGTGCGATAGCGGAGGGGTTGTGCTTGGGGAGGAGGGGCTGGCGGAGTGGGGAGGGACGGGGGCGGAGGGGGCGGCGGAGGGAGGTGGCTGTGGTTGTGATGAGGAGGGGGAGGGGCGTACCTAGTGTGGTTGGTGTTGTTGTCGTCGTTGTTGTGATCATGGtggctgtggtggtggtggtggacgTAGTGGGAGTGGTGTTGGTCCATGACAGTTGATAAAGGATGGTAGTGGTACTCTGCGACCAAGTGGGGGATTGGTGGCGGCGGAGATTGGATCGATATCACCCTGCGTGTGTTAGTTAACTTGCAAGGCTCTCCTTTGCTGGATCCAACAACGGCGTTTCCGTGATTTTTGTTTGGAATTGTCGCTCCGGCTGCTTCGGCTGCTTCAGAGTGAATAATTATACAGTAGCCCCACACATCTAAATCTTTTGgcaattaaattcaatgaaattGACTCAAATCTAACAAAACTTGATGTGCGTTCAAAATCAAGCCGTGTTTTTTTATTTCGTATTTTTCCCGTATGCCTCCTTCTATTAATGttactatttctattttttttctcttctttttcatatattattatagttatttttttttaatttttataatttttttgttttattttttaaaaaagaataaaacaaaaaatataaaagaatgaaataaataagaataaataaaaaaataaaagatgagataaaaaatgaaaaagatttttaaatggtacataatttataaaaaaaaaatagtactaaaattctttaataatagcacataatttttttattttgacaaaatatagaaatatttttttaattttgtacttttttatcttattattcttcttcgtttctttcttcttttcttttctcttttgctcttattttttcttttaagaacaTTATTTCTTATATTAGCCTTGAATGAACATGTCTATATCATATTATAATCTTATTTAGTTGAATAAATATAAGTTTACATTTATTGGAttgaatttttgttaaaaatataaatagtaccaaaatttgtttaaaataaatTGCATACTAAAAGAGCACGTTAACTCTATAAAATGAAATAAGATAGtaccaaaattacttaaaattgacactaaaaatttaataacacgacataaaaaatattaaatctttCTAAACAAAATTACACATTCAGTGAATTGAATGCTTatcttatatataaaataatacaaaaatctaaaaaataacactGAAATGTCTTCACTCTTGAAATTTTCAACTAAatgatgtgataaaattaaactcatttcatGAATACTTGAGTTACAGAttcacaaattttaataaaaaaaataagtgaaaGAATTTGTATATAATATCGCAAAATTAAGCATAACACAATAATTCTTCTTTTAAGAAAAGGATGACGTAtctgaaatataaaataatacaataattttttaattttgacaataaaattttattacaaaacacaaaaatttcttctttaatattgtatttttttttctttttattattcttctttcttgcttttttgtTGCTCTTAATTCGTCTTTTAGGAGCATTACTTCTTATATTAGATTTGAATGAACATGTCTGTACTGTATTGCAATcttatttagttgaatgaatgtaggttcacaCTTATTTGAGTTGAATTCTTGTTAgaaacaaaaataacaccaaaatatgTTGACTCTAATACCGAAATGTCTTTACTCCAATACTAAAATTTTCAACTAAATAATGTGATAGAATTAAGAATTTATTTTATGAAAACTTGAGTTGCaaatttacaaattttaatagaaaagaaataaataaaaattttgtagaTAACACAGTGAAATTAAATATAACAAGTACGAAAATTTGA
This region of Arachis hypogaea cultivar Tifrunner chromosome 8, arahy.Tifrunner.gnm2.J5K5, whole genome shotgun sequence genomic DNA includes:
- the LOC112706494 gene encoding uncharacterized protein isoform X22 produces the protein MDQHHSHYVHHHHHSHHDHNNDDNNTNHTRYAPPPPHHNHSHLPPPPPPPPSLPTPPAPPPQAQPLRYRTIRTPPPPPPYAPNNNHPPSHQNQFPQFNSPNYPNRPFQEEHPISNNHNQPFSQSPRIASRILPGDPFPRRNFPRFDTETRWDPNPGRRIAPDCLLPRNYTPVDLDSELRQHREGVSLPPSAYPAEKIRYDPDRSRWRLEYEYEGNPRKDEEFGCGSGNDANYHNYHRRGVGDLPPRHDLPNGGFGRAPPAMSREINIDLKPGGYVRGYSVEFEDKIPRVGRRDGHGEGKRWLNERRGPKELPDSRFELGTGEIGFAKNVDDDFRVGTREEYGWESGRYSGRGNNREFGHELWRPSLKKQVQKKSALLRIQNAKPSYRNREIEQLRNAGYSAESNTNDFRGKEQCGHVGHGMKQEEREGSPVELDISFESNSLVAKAIVTASTSTVVTDTNMNSVSDADLTPSEKRKKVSVSDSDCSGLEAAKVSRDVVTLNSSSCKVNDCSGSVNDLSLQNNVVNPCSQPCTRETDSVKNEVAGGSTKIHSGKSSPRVVKKKKVVKRVVKKVVGNPKSTMSNSRSVNKVHGCVQPDRVIPSSSSVSVPNKVEPCLEQKNITVDKMSMPGHSSYNLSKDRNQLLEDRNGDLTLLSLGPHSRSRECETDEDSDTQKGAARFESGLNIPNSQSCASTGEAKKIDSECLDANNSVHDLRRMPDTNMVPELLNGSTSKINDVGCDIKQLCQNQESQSCENYSNVRCPQNGFVIDVVDDSVLSSADNIGKSDHTNTYNSASSVYGLISGDLKGSKEKLTVTECGLTGESGFGLMVPTIITKYAILEENPDVINPASSSAMSAPSNSGKIKIHSGTDCIQNAIAVTQGSYSGLVNLEDGTAGQCSDITNDAVKDVSPSYAAISSENCGKEEPFSSSNLSVGFGEGDINNMKKRKARTHSKFLHSKMEGISPKPVNSVSHANDWDTASSVKVKDACCSEVLDQSVQSLGSNLESCLNGIITLHGKKELSEAELCVRDNEIDDANYLSLLSKGIKVTTTSELSDAVVVSKSCADFPVSFSDKQAPEKEVALSSMDVLFSAQSLSCSEDSRKLSDNFVGGSCDARYANNETMSSDHFELKNSDFASYSLREDLDIQFPLLDGECKENGTQMQTDILASGYNKGDMKDSLIHQQSIVSHPSDGDLEEDAPEAPSDVCSQGISEAPERGNLNCTSIQDENNCGDISAVEHGSDLPTCTSPIQHTNKIMKSANATGHSNPVERNLMRQSSQVNSKVSNNGPVSYFSENGSKNTLGGAMPKTQKGRSFIISKSNSKTSASSTHLSNPRTWRRSGNNSQGSLPGNKLSPGKFLPKRQILDRKGNFQNTSYIRKGNSLVRQPTTVSFTQISSVNKSPLSLDELSKSTRSGSRIDVSDQLTLKTGVAEVPQQSQRKPSLSIGTLSEENISSPLVEPPSSGCYENASDPRKLIDINDTPNSSKDDSNQYETPDNQSSPLSKLENQVEANDGHISSFSTKRIVYTKPKTNQLVATSNSRDEKSQTAFSEGYYKRCKNQLVRNMNQTVAVPKATLDSDGQGSCKVLCNRKLSKRQLHKVAGRSFKSLRASLVWTLCGKKSPKNGHNSWHSQRVLPQLFPWKRPTYLRSVIHNSASCSNSTFLSAVRSTRGFSLWKSKVLSVGGSSLKWSKSIEKNSKQANEEATLAVAAVERKKREQKGAACVGSHANKRIFRIGSVRYKMDPSRRTLQRISDDESLSSATADSGLVVKRAYIPRRLVIGNDEYVRIGNGNQLIRDPKKRTRKLANEKVRWSLHTARQRLARKQKYCQFFTRFGKCNKEGGKCPYVHDPSKIAVCTKFLNGLCSTPSCKLTHKVIPERMPDCSYFLQGLCTNRNCPYRHVNVNPKASVCEGFLKGYCADGNEEEAQLYLSYFSSNGHLYERNQMQASSSRKTKGKEKEEIWRSE